Within the Nitrospira sp. genome, the region TGTCTGGCTTCGAGGTTCGGGAGTCGTTTCCCCTCGTCCAATGCCGCAAGAAGATCGAACTCCGTGACAATACCCGCCAAATGGTGCCGGTCGTCCACGATCGGCACTCCGCCGAACCCTTCGATCATCATCGACGCGATGACGTCGGCCTTCGTCCGAGGATGCGCCACTTGCACCTCTCGTTCCATCACATCCAGGGCCTTCAACCGATCGAACGCGACGGGCTCGGCTGCTACTTCTGTCGTTCGCATCATGCTCTTTCCTCCTCTGCCGCATCCATTGTGTTCGAGCCGGTGCCTACAGTTTTGATCGTAACGACTTCACGAAGCAGTGCGCGCTGCGGCGTCGTCGAATCGAACGGCGTCCCTCCGTCATGACGCAGTGACGTCTCGCCCTGATCGTGCCCCCGAGCGCCGCCTGCGTCACGGACGGTCGAGTGAGGCGAGACAGATCCGCTCCACGCCGCTGGAGCCCAGCATGCGCCGGTGGGTGCCGCTGGATCAACAGGTCGCCGGGACGTCCACCGTGTCGCGCTGACTTCTCCTTGACGCTCGCCTGATCCCATGCCGCTCTTTCTTTCCAAGTGTGCGGTGCAAACTGGATTCCGCGATCCTGACGATCAACGCAAACATCATGCTTGGCCAGGGCAAGAGAGGCTTCTCGCAGGGGGGGATGCCATTGCCCGGACACGTTTTCCACACCTCACGCCAATCACCTCGATTTAGCAGGATGGCGATAAATACCTCAATACCGGAATATCACTTGATGCAAAACGCCGCAGTCAAATCGTCCACTGCCGCATGGCCGTGGTCTGGCCGGGCCAGAGACCATCTTCTACGGCAAGATGTACCGGCATGAGTGATGCAGAGCCATCTCACGCAACGCCCACGTGCGGAGCGATTTAAAGGGAGGGACGGCCTGAGCCCACATGAAGATCGTCTGTGCCGTAGACGGATCCGAATACTCGCGATGGGCAGTGGAGGCTCTGCATATTCTTGCAGCCGACCCGCCGGACACACTCTGCCTGCTTCACACCATCGAGCCTCGCCCTCCTCGATCTGTAGGTCCCCTAAGCCCGGCTCGCATGTCCCGGGTCGTCCGAGCCCTGGACCAGCGTGGCACGACGCTCCTCCGGGAGATGAGCGGGCTCGCATCCGTGGCGCTCGGTCAGGGAGGAACGAGCGCACGGACCAAGGTCGAAATAGCCCTTGCGCACGGGCGTCCCGGGACCAGCATCGTGAACCAGGGAACCCGGCGGCGCGCCGACCTACTGGTCCTTGGTTCTCGAGGATGGAGCGATATCCGCGGGTTCCTCTTGGGGAGCGTCTCGCGCCATGTTTCCGTGCACGCTTCTTGTCCGACCTGGATCGTCAAGCGGCCGTTGACGTCGCTCCGGCAGGTCGTCCTGGCAGTCGACGCTTCAAAACATTCACGTCGAGCGTGCGAATTCCTCTGCGCTCATTTCCTGGCTGAGTCTACACACGTCTCCGTCTTGTCGGTCGCAAGCCACGGACTGACCGACATGGCGGCCCGTATTCTTTCGGCCACGGAAATCCAGCAACTCGTCCAGCCGCAGATCGATCACGCGCATCAACTCGTCGAATCCTACCGTGAGCGGCTGATAAAGACCGGTTGTTCCGTCACAACACAGGTCGTGACCGGCCATACGAGCGAGGCCATTTTGAGCCAAGCCGAGAAGGTCCGTGCGGATATGATCGTGGTCGGATCGCGGGGACTTGAGGGAACGGAACGGCTGCAGCTCGGCAGCGTCGCCGAGAACGTGTTGAAATACGCACCTTGTTCGGTGGTGGTCGTCCGTCGGCGCCCCAACCAATCCACCTGAGTCAGCCGTTCACGACTCCGACCGTCGCTTCTCCACTCGAAGAGTGACACGCTGGAGCGTTCACGACAACGCGTCATGAAGAATGGGGGCGGGTCGTCTGTATGCCTCTGGCCGGCGTAATGATTTGACCTTCCATCAAGATCCGAGTCGCTGCTCGCGCCAGACGTACTGACGTGCTGGCCTTGTCCCGGACCTGCTCCACTGTGAGGGAGACTCGGGCGATTCCTTGTGACTGGGCCGACATCGCTGCGGCGACTGCGAGCCTGGGGACGATCTCCCATTCATCCATTCGGGGAAAAATGTAATCCTCACGAATGCCTCGTTCCTTCGCACACTGAACCAACTCTTCACCAACAGCTCGAGCCGTTTCGTCGGGCAGGCAGTCACAGACTTGGCGCGAATCTCCCCCGCAGGTCATGGGCGGAGTGCTGAATTCTGCTACAGGGTCATCGACGCTCGCCCCGTAGGGCCCGCACAAACGTGGCATCCCACGGCCACAGCCGAGAGCGTGTGTGGTGGCTGGAGATGGCCTATGCCTTGCACCCTTGCGCCCGTTATGAAGTGGGTTCCGATCATCAAATCCCGTCGAGAGTGGGAGGTTGTGCCCAACTTATTCGACTATGCGGCGCTGCGGCAGTCCTTTACGTGGGAGCAGGCCCGCAACGAACTCACGGGCCTTCCGGGCGGAAACGGACTCAATATCGCACATGAGGCCGTGGCCAGGCATGCCGACGGGACTCGTGCCGAGCATGTCGCAATTCGGTGGCTGAGCAAGGGCGGTGAGTGCCACGATTACACCTATACCGACCTAGACAGACTCACGAACCGTTTCGCAAACGTGCTCCAGTGCTTAGGCGTGGGCAAAGGCGACCGTGTGTACGTGCTCGCCGGGCGCATTCCTGAGCTGTATATCGCGGCCCTCGGCACGCTGAAGAATCGCAGCGTGTTCTGTCCGCTCTTTTCGGCGTTCGGCCCCGAGCCGATTGAAACCCGTCTCCGGATCGGCCAAGCGAAGGTCTTGGTCACAACGGAAGTCTTGTACCACCGCAAGGTTGCCGTCATACGCGGCTCACTGCCTCACCTTGCACATGTTGTGACGATCAAACAGGATCCCGCGTCGACGGGAATTTCCGATACACGCGATTTTCACAACCTCATGGAGACGGCGGACGACTCGTTTACGATTGCGCCGACCGACCCGCAAGACCCCGCGCTCTTGCACTTCACGAGCGGAACGACCGGAACCCCGAAGGGTGCGGTACATGTCCATGAAGCAGTGGTGGCACATCATATGACGGGAAAATTCGCGCTCGACCTGCATCCGGACGACATTTTTTGGTGCACCGCCGATCCGGGATGGGTCACGGGGACCTCCTACGGCATCATTGCCCCTTTGACGAACGGTGTGACGAGTATCGTCGACGAGGCCGAGTTCGACGCCGAACGGTGGTATCGGACGCTCCAAGATCAACGCGTGACCGTGTGGTACACCGCGCCGACGGCCATCCGAATGATGATGAAGGCAGGCCTCGAACTGATTCAACGCTACGATCTGAACCGGCTGCGCTTTTCCGCGAGCGTGGGGGAACCGCTGAATCCGGAAGCGGTCGTGTGGGGCCAACAAGCCTTCGGTCATCCATTCCATGACAACTGGTGGCAGACAGAAACCGGGGGCATCATGATCGCCAATTTTGCTGCCATGGACGTACGCCCGGGCTCCATGGGACGACCGCTGCCAGGTATCGAAGCAGCCGTCGTGCGGCGCGGGAGTGACGATGAAGACATTCAGGTCATCGTCGAACCCGATACGGAGGGAGAATTGGCGCTTCGACCAGGCTGGCCATCGATGTTTCGCGGCTACTGGCATGAGGAGGACCGGTACAAGAAGTGCTTCGTCGGCGGGTGGTACCTCACTGGCGATCTCGCCAAGCGTGATAAAGACGGCTACTTTTGGTTCGTGGGCCGCGCCGACGACGTGATCAAGACGTCGGGGCACTTGATCGGACCATTCGAGGTTGAAAGCGCCCTCATGGAACACCCAGCGGTCGCTGAGGCTGGAGTCATTGGCAAGCCCGATCCTGTGGCGATGCAAGTGGTCAAAGCATTCGTCAGCCTGAAAGACGGGTTTGCTTCCTCCCCGTCATTACAGAAGGAGCTCCTGGCCTTCGCTCGTACTCGCCTGGGAGCCGTCGTAGCGCCAAAGGAAATCGCCTTTCTCCCGAGCTTGCCGAAAACCCGCAGCGGGAAAATTATGCGCCGACTCCTGAAGGCACGCGAGTTGGGCCTTCCCGAAGGAGATACCTCCACCCTGGAGGGCGGGTCATCGTGAAGGAGCAACCCGCCACGGACAGCCGCATACCACCCCGGTCCCGGGCACTGGATCTGCTGCGCCAAATGATCCGCATTCGGCGATTCGAGGAGAAAGCCGCTGAACTGTACAGTGCGGGAAAGATCCGCGGGTTTCTGCACCTGTACATCGGTGAGGAAGCGATCGCGGTGGGCGCCATGCAGGCGCTAAGGCCGGAAGACGCAATCGTCGCGACCTATCGAGAGCACGGCCATGCCTTGGCACGAGGCACGCCCATGGGTCCGCTGATGGCCGAATTGTACGGAAAGGCCAACGGTTGCAGCCGCGGACGCGGAGGCTCGATGCATTTCTTCGATGCTTCGCGTCGATTCTACGGGGGACTTGCGATTGTAGGCGGAGGCCTGGCGATCGCCGTGGGGTTGGCCTTGGCCGATCAGTTGCGCAAACGCCCGTCCGTCACAGCCTGCTTTTTCGGTGAGGGTGCCGTCGCCGAGGGAGCCTTTCATGAATCCATGAATCTGGCCGCGCTGTGGAAGCTTCCCGTCCTCTTCATCTGCGAGAACAACCTGTATGCCATGGGAACCGCTCTCGTGCGATCGGAGTCCATGACCGATATCGCAGCCAAGGCGGCGGCGTACGGCATTCCGGGTGAAGCCGTGGACGGCATGGACGTGTTGGCCGTCGAAGCCGCTGCCAAACGGGCAACTGAACGAGTGCGGGCCGGAGGAGGGCCTTCTCTCTTGGAGTGTAAGACGTACCGCTTTCGTGCGCACTCGATGTACGACCCCGAGTTATACCGCTCCAAAACCGAAGTGGAGGAGTGGAAAACTCACGGGCCAATCGTCTCATTCGAAGGCCGCATGCGGGAGTGGAAATGTCTGACGTCCGAAGATCTCTCTGCAATCGAGGCCGCAGTCCGCGCGGAAATCGACGAAGCGGTAGCCTTTGCCGAACGCGGAGAGTGGGAACCGCTCGAGGAATTGACGAAAGACGTCTACACAGCGAACGTGAACAGTGAGACGTAAGAGGTAAAGGGCCTGGAGAATCAATACGACGATCGCACGACACGCTCCCTGCCCTGCTCAGATAGCTCTTTACTCCTTACACCTGATTTCTCACTTTTAACTCGGACACCATGACCAGGATGACGTATCGAGAGGCCGTACGGGAAGGGTTGCGCGAAGCACTACGGAGCGACCCACGGGTATTCCTCATGGGCGAGGACGTCGGCAAGTACGGCGGCCCCTACGCCTGTTCGAAAGGCTTCCTGGACGAGTTCGGTCCCGATCGAATCCGCGATACTCCGCTGTCCGAAAATACATTCGTCGGAGCCGGCATCGGCGCGGCACTGGGAGGTCTGCGCCCTATCGTCGAAGTCATGACCGTGAACTTTAGCCTGCTCGCCCTGGATCAGATCGTGAACAACGCCGCGACGATTCGCCATATGTCGGGTGGACAGTTCGGCATCCCGTTGGTCGTACGCATGGCTACGGGGGCTGGCCGACAAGTTGCGGCGCAGCATTCCCATAGCTTGGAAGGCTGGTTCGCACACATCCCGGGTATCACCGTGCTGACGCCGGCGACCATACCCGATGCGAAGGGCATGCTCCTGGCCGCCCTGCAGCAACCCGATCCTGTCTTCATCTTTGAACATGCCTATTTGTATCCGACCGAAGGAGAGCTGGACGAACAGGCCGGAGCAGTCGATATCCGGCATGCGATCGTTCGGCGAGCCGGTACCGACATGTCGATCATCACATTCGGCGGAAGCGTGTGGAAGGCGCTGGCCGCGGCGGACCAACTCGCCACCGATGGCATCGAAGCCGACGTGATCGACCTACGGGTCCTGCGCCCCCTGGATATGGCGACGATTCTCGCATCCGTCTCCAAGACGCATCGGGCGGTCATTGTCGATGAAGGCTGGCGGACCGGCAGTTTTGCGGCCGAGATTAGCGCCCGGATCGTCGAGGGCGGGTTCTACGAATTGGACGGTCCCGTCCAACGGGTCTGCTCGGCAGAGGTCCCGATTCCATACCCCAAGCATCTCGAAGACGCGGCGCTGCCGAACGTCGATCGCATCGTTCAGGCGGTGCGCTCGCTCGTGTCGCCATGATCCGGAGACCGAGCGCTTGAACACAAGGTTGCTGTCATGAATCAGGGACAACCGCCCGTCGACCCGAACGAGACCACCTCGGATCCATTCACAAAAAAGCTGATGGAGTTGTACCAAGATATTGCCCAGAAGGCGCTCCGTGCTCGAGGACGGTTCCCGTTCTTCGACCTCGATCAGGAGTGCAGCCGTGACAACCTCTTGGCCTACCTGGCCCTACGTGGGTATGACCTTTTGGATGTCCAGTTGGAGTTGGCTGACCGAGGCCTCTCTTCTCTGGGACGGCTGGAGGGGGCCGTGATGACAAGTCTGCGGAAGGTCCTCGAACACCTTGGGTCACCACCACCGGAGTCCCCTCTCGCCGCGCCGAGTTTCAGCCAAGCCCGAGGCATGCTGTCCCAGCGCAGCACCCGCTTGCTCGGCCGACCTCGTCTCCATCACCAAACCCGAATCATGGTGACGCTGGACACCGACACGTTACGGCAGCCGGATCTGCTGGAGCAACTTCTCCTAAAAGGGATGGACATCGCTCGGATCAACTGTGCGCATGACACCAGCCGTGAGTGGTTGAGACTCATCGAGGCCGTTCGGGATGCCGAGACGAGACTGGCCCAGCAAGGGCAGGGAATTGGTCGACGCTGCCGCATTGTTATGGATCTGGCAGGTCCGAAGGTTCGGACTGGTCCGCTCAAATCTTCGACGCGTCCCTTGAAGCTTTCCGTTGAGAAGGACCTACGCGGACGACCGCGCTGCGTTCTCGAGGGGCATCTCACCGCAGCCACAGAGGAGACCCGGCTCATTCGCAACCCCGGCGAACCCCGCCGATTTGTCATTGCGTTGCCTCAGCAGGACCGATTGAACAACCTCTCGCTCGGCGACGACCTGACCTTCGTTGACACGAGGGGCCGGACGCGCCTGCTTCGCGTGCTCGAGCGCGCCAGTCCGACGCGAGTGCGGGTCGGTTTGAATCGGACCGCGTACATCGAGGAAGGGACCGAGCTGATGTCGCCGCAGGGATTCTCTTTTCGAGTGGGTCCGATCACCGATCAACCGGTGGCCATTCACGTGCAAGTGGGGGACCATCTGCGCCTCTATCGCGACCCGGCATGCCCAGGCCATCCGGCGGAAGGGGACCAACCAGCGGGCATTGCGTGCACGCTGCCCGCCGTGCTGGAGGCAGTGCAACCGGGACATCGGGTGTTCATCGACGACGGAAAGATCGGAGCGAGGGTCCTCAACGTGCTGCCGGAGTATCTGGAACTGGAGATCATGGCCCCCCGTGACACCCCCGCGCGAATCCGTGCCGAGAAGGGACTCAATTTTCCCGACAGCGCCATCGAAATTCCGGCGCTGACGGAGAAGGATCGTGAAGATCTGCGGTTCGTCGTGAAGCATGCCACTGCGGTCGGCCTCTCCTTCGTTCACCGGCCCCGCGACCTGGATGATCTCCGCTCCGCGCTCAAGGACCTCGGCAATCCGGAAATCGGAATCGTGATCAAGATCGAAACGCGTGAATCGATTCATCGATTGGCCCAGTTGCTCCTGGCGGGTCTGGATCTGCCAAAATTCGGGGTCATGATTGCCCGCGGTGATTTGGCCGTTGAGGTCGGCTTCGAGCACCTCGCCTTAGTCCAGGAGGACATTCTCTGTATGTGCGAAGCCGCCCACATCCCGGTGATCTGGGCGACGCAGGTATTGGAAAATTTGACCAAGAGCGGGCTGGCGGCGCGGGCCGAAATCACCGACGCCGCCACTGGGCAGCGGGCTGAATGTGTGATGCTCAACAAGGGCGCGCACATTATCGAGGCCGTGAAGACGCTCGGAGATCTGTTGAGTTCCCGGGAGCGACAGCGAGTCAAGAAGCGGCAGGTGTTTCGCGAGATCACGGCGCAGTACGACGTGCTGGCGATCCCCGGCCTCGAAGCGGCATCAACCGCGTCTCCCGCCGCAGCACCGGGTACCGGATGAACCGAATCGCGGCCGTTTTGGTGAGGGGAAGGAGATGCCATGACTGAATTTGTCATGCCCACGCTCGGCGCCGACATGACCGAAGGCACGTTGGTCATGTGGAAAAAGCAAGTGGGCGACCGCGTCGAGAAGGGTGACATCATCGCCGAGGTTGAAACCGACAAAGCGGCGATCGAGATCGAAGCCTTCTCATGCGGTACCATCGAGCGATTCCTGGTACAACCAGGGGACAAAGTTCCGGTGGGCACTCCGATGGCCATTATCCGTGATGCACAGGCACCGGCTACCACAACCGCAATGCCGGGGACGACGCCGAAGGAAACGGAGCCACACGTCGACTCTTTGGCCACGAGTTCGCCGCCGGCTGCAGAGGTTCAGCCCCAGTCCCCGTCACATGCGCAAGGAGATCGACTGCGTATCTCGCCGACCGCCTGGCGCCTCGCACAGGAACTTGGCGTGGACCCCACCTCGCTCATCGGAACCGGACCTGAGGGCGCCATATCCCGGGAAGATGTTCAGCGGGCTGCAGCGATCCGTGTTCAACCGGAGTTGAGACAGAAAGGATCTGCTGTACCCGCAGATAGCCGCCAAGCCAGGATCCGACACACCATCGCCGCGGCCATGGCTCGCTCAAAGCGGGAGATCCCTCATTATTACTTGAGTACGAGCATCGATATGGGACCAGCCATGGAATGGCTCCGACAGTGCAACAACGCACGCGGCGTCGCCGAGCGGTTGCTGCCGAGCGTCCTCCTGATCAAGGCGGTTGCGCTCGCTTTGAAGGAGATCCCCGAGTTGAATGGTTTCTGGAAGGACGGACACGCGATTCGAAGCGAAGCCATTCACGTCGGCGTCGCGATTTCGCTTCGCGGAGGCGGGCTGATCGCTCCCGCCGTCCATGACGCCGATCGGTTGAGTCTTATGGACACCATGGAACGCTTGCAGGATGTGGTCAGACGGGCTCGCGCCGGATCGCTGCGCAGTTCCGAAATGTCGGACTCGACGATCACGGTCAGCAGTTTGGGTGATCTCGGCGCCGACCAGGTGTTGGGGGTCATCTATCCGCCGCAGGTCGCCCTCGTGGGATTCGGCAAGATTGCCGAGCGGCCCTGGGTGGTGAACGGCCAAGTGGTGGCGCGGTCCGTCGTAACTGCCAGCTTGTCGGCCGATCATCGTGCGAGCGATGGCCATCGGGGCGGTCTGTTCCTGGAAGCCATCGATCGACTGCTGCATCACCCCGAGAGCCTGTGAGGACGGATCGATCGGTCGAAGGAGGCTCACATGAGACAACGTGGTGGACCATTAGCAATGATTCTCTGCTGCCTGGCTTGGATGATCGTCGCGCCCGCGCAGGACACGCTGGCGATGACACAGATCCTGCCGGAGGCGAAGATTGAGGTGGATCGGCAGACGGTCCTTGAGTTGACGAGCACGTTCGATCAAGCCGAAGAGGCGATTCGTTCGAGGGACGTGGACGGCTTGATGTCGCTCTATAGCGAGCGGTATGCCTATCACGGACTCAAGAAGGCCGACATCCGCTCGATCTGGCACGAATTGCTCCAGAATTACGACCTGATTTCCAACGTGCACACCTTCTCATCGATCAAAACCGCGCAGCGGGACGGAACCCCGGTCTTGGAGATTACGTGCACCGGGGCATTGTGGGCCACAAGCAAGGATTCCAAGGCACGGCTCCCGATCGACAGCTGGCATCGGGAAATCCATTATCTGATCAAAGAACGGGGTGCATGGCGTATCGTCGGCAGCGCGGGCGCGGAAGCAGGATCCCGCCCTCCGAAGATGTTCGGCACTGCGCCCCATCCGCTTTTCTAGGAGAGGCCCATGGCAGACTCCGTTTCATCCGAAGATCTCAGGGCCCGTATTGTGGCGCTGCTCACGACGATCGCGCCGGAGGCGGATGGACAGACCTTGATGCCGAACGTCAACCTGCGCGACCAGCTCGATCTCGATTCCATGGATTTTCTAAACTTCGTCGTCGCGATCCACAAGGAATTTCACATGGAGATTCCAGAAGTGGACTATCCCAAGTTGTCAACCCTGGATGGCTGCGTCGCGTACGTCGCAGAGCATGGAGACGGCGCTTCATCACAATGACCACGATTGATGACACACCGCTCGATACGTCCCGGATGCCCTCCGTCGGGATTATCTCCGAGGTGCATGGCCCCATCGTCGACATCGCCTGCGATCAACTGCCGCCCATTTACCGGGCCTTGTGTAGTTGCCTCAATGGCGAACGGTACACCTTCGAGGTGTACCAGCATCTGGACGAACGTCGGGTCCGTGCCATCACCCTGCATCGGACCAGCGGCCTTCGGCGCGGCATGCCGGTTCTGGACACAGGTGGTCCCCTGGTAGTCCCCGTTTCCTCGGATGCGCTCGGCCGCCTTCTGAACGTCTTCGGGGAACCCCTGGATGGGCTGCCACCGTTGTCGACACCCGACCATCGCCGCATCCACGGTGAGCCGGATCGTCTCTCCGATGCCGCGGGGATGGGACACGTCCTTGAAACCGGCATCAAGGTGATCGACTTGCTTTGTCCGTTTTCGCGGGGGGGTAAAACGGGGTTGTTCGGAGGAGCCGGAATCGGGAAGACGGTGCTCATTACCGAGTTCATGCATGCCATTGTCTCGCTGCATCGGGGTGTCTCGGTGTTCGCAGGCGTCGGGGAGCGCATTCGCGAAGGGCACGAGCTGTGGCACGACATGCAGCACGCGGGCGTCATGCCCCATACCACGATGGTGTTCGGTCAAATGGACGAATCGCCAGGCGTCCGATTCCGCGTTGGACTGGCGGCATTGACCTATGCCGAATACTTCCGGGACACCCTCGGCAAGGACGTGCTGTTCGTGATGGACAACATTTTTCGATTCGTGCAGGCGGGAAGCGAAATTTCGGGACTGCTCGGACGGATGCCTGCCACCGTCGGCTATCAGCCGACGCTGGTGACCGAGGTGGCGGAATTGCAGGACCGAATCATGTCGACGGCAAGCGGCGCCATCACCTCGATTCAGACTGTCTACGTGCCCGCCGACGACCTCACAGACCCCGCGGTCACTGCCATTCAACGCCACCTGGATACGACCGTCATTCTGACTCGTTCGCAGGCCGCGAAGGGCATCTATCCGGCCGTCGACCCCCTAGGCTCAACGAGCCGTCTGATGGACCGTCGCATCCTCGGCGACCGGCACTATACGATTGCCAGGGGCGTTCGTGAGCACCTCGCCCGATACCGAGAGTTGGAGGACATGATTGCCATGCTCGGAATCGAAGAGCTCTCCGACCAAGATCGCCGCATCGTCCTGCGGGCGCGCAAGCTCCAACGATACCTGACTCAACCGTTTCACGTCACAGCTCCCCTGACCGGTGTCGCGGGCGTGGCGGTGCCTCTTGCGGAGACGTTGCGGGACTGCGACGCCTTCTTGCGGGGCGACTACGACCAGATGTCCGAGGAGGCCTGTTACATGCGGGGCCCACTGACGGAGCCCGGCCCATGAACACGTTTACGCTGCAGCTCCACGGCGCGACGCAACACGAGCGGGTCGAGGACGTCACCGCGTTTGTCGCCCACGATGCGTCGGGAAGTTTCGGGCTGCTCGCCGGTCATGAGCGCATGATGACGTCCTTGCCGTTTGGACTCGCTCGATTCCGGCATGCGGACGGCGATTGGGAATACCTGGCCGTCCCAAAGGCCTTGGTGTATTTCCACGAATCGACGCTGAGTGTCACGTGCCGTCGGTATCTTCGGGATCCCGACTACGAACGGATCAGTCAGGCGCTGGAGGAGCAGTTGCGCGCCGAAGAAACCGCACTGCGGGGAATCAAGGATAGTCTTGAGCGTTTGGAAGAGGAGATGCTCCGTCGCCTGTGGCGTCTCGGACGCGGATAGGTGTCCAGTGGCTGAGAATAATGCAACCCTCAAGCAGGCCGTGGACAAGCAAGTCGCCCGTATGAAACGGGCACAGAAGGAGCGTCCGACCTTGCTGGCGCAGAGTGCCTATTTGGGTACGGCCGGCATTCTGTTCGTGCTCCCCATCGTCGCAGGCGCCTACCTCGGACGCTGGCTCGATGGGTTCTTCTCGGGGTACTCGGTGCGATGGACAGTCAGCCTGATCGTGCTGGGGATCGCGTTCGGTGGCATCAACGTGTACTTATTCCTACGAGACTAACGGTCGAGCCAGGTATGACCACGAACATCGTCCTTCAGGTCGGTCTCTTACGCATTACCGAGCCGGTCGTCACCACCTGGGCGTTGATGCTCGTCATGACGATCAGTGCATGGGTGGTGTCCCGCCGCCTCGCGCTCGAACCTCGGCCCTGGCAGGTCGCGGTCGAGGGGACCGTCGAGACCATTCAGGGGGCGATTGCCGCCGTCGCACCGGAACAGGCCTCGGTGCTGTTGCCCTTCATTGCCACGCTCTGGCTGTTCATCGGTTCCGCCAACCTCTTGGGTGTTATCCCAGGCTTAAGCGCCCCAACCGGTCACCTGTCAGTGACCGCGGCGCTGGCTCTGCTGGTGTTCGGATCGGTGCATTGGTTTGGCATTCGAGCCGAGGGCCTGCGTGGGCATCTAGGCCATTACGTGACTCCCACCCCCTTGATGCTACCGTTTTATATACTCAGCGAGCTCAGTCGGACCGTGGCTTTGGCCGTCCGCCTCTTCGGCAATATCATGAGCCTGGAAATGGCCGCGTTGCTGGTCCTGATCGTCGCCGGCTTTCTCGTCCCAGTGCCGCTCCTGGCTTTGCACATCATCGAAGCCGTGTTACAAGCCTATATTTTTGGCATGCTTGCGCTCATTTATATCGCCGGGGCACTGCAGTCTCATGAGCAACGGCGCCAGCTAGCAAAGGATTGACCCATGAACAACATGACCTGGTTTGCGATTCTCTCTACCGTCGCTGCGGTTCTGGCGATTGCCATCGGCACCATGCTTCCGGCCTTTGCCATGGGCCGGGCGATCAGCCAAGCACTCGAATCTCTGGCCAGGCAGCCCGAGGCGGAACGCTCGATCATGCGAACCCTGTTTATCGGGTTGGCCATGATTGAATCGTTGGCGATCTATTGTCTGGTCATCGTGCTCATCGTGTTGTTCCGGAATCCTTTGATCGAATATCTGGTGAAATAGCACTGCCCGC harbors:
- the atpD gene encoding ATP synthase subunit beta, which gives rise to MTTIDDTPLDTSRMPSVGIISEVHGPIVDIACDQLPPIYRALCSCLNGERYTFEVYQHLDERRVRAITLHRTSGLRRGMPVLDTGGPLVVPVSSDALGRLLNVFGEPLDGLPPLSTPDHRRIHGEPDRLSDAAGMGHVLETGIKVIDLLCPFSRGGKTGLFGGAGIGKTVLITEFMHAIVSLHRGVSVFAGVGERIREGHELWHDMQHAGVMPHTTMVFGQMDESPGVRFRVGLAALTYAEYFRDTLGKDVLFVMDNIFRFVQAGSEISGLLGRMPATVGYQPTLVTEVAELQDRIMSTASGAITSIQTVYVPADDLTDPAVTAIQRHLDTTVILTRSQAAKGIYPAVDPLGSTSRLMDRRILGDRHYTIARGVREHLARYRELEDMIAMLGIEELSDQDRRIVLRARKLQRYLTQPFHVTAPLTGVAGVAVPLAETLRDCDAFLRGDYDQMSEEACYMRGPLTEPGP
- a CDS encoding F0F1 ATP synthase subunit; its protein translation is MAENNATLKQAVDKQVARMKRAQKERPTLLAQSAYLGTAGILFVLPIVAGAYLGRWLDGFFSGYSVRWTVSLIVLGIAFGGINVYLFLRD
- the atpB gene encoding ATP synthase subunit a, whose protein sequence is MTTNIVLQVGLLRITEPVVTTWALMLVMTISAWVVSRRLALEPRPWQVAVEGTVETIQGAIAAVAPEQASVLLPFIATLWLFIGSANLLGVIPGLSAPTGHLSVTAALALLVFGSVHWFGIRAEGLRGHLGHYVTPTPLMLPFYILSELSRTVALAVRLFGNIMSLEMAALLVLIVAGFLVPVPLLALHIIEAVLQAYIFGMLALIYIAGALQSHEQRRQLAKD